In a genomic window of Magnolia sinica isolate HGM2019 chromosome 14, MsV1, whole genome shotgun sequence:
- the LOC131225519 gene encoding 3'-5' exonuclease-like, which translates to MTITIQQNDTTDTHSIYTVNFFNCPIITTVTNVGSVVESWLSDIYRIHSRRLAHLIVGLDIEWRPIFQRNATSRVALLQLCVGRRCLIFQLIYADCIPQSLRNFLLDQNFRFVGVGIEEDVEKLLEDYELSVANPVDLRLMAAEKLDAIELRRAGLKNLASATLGLEVVKPKRVTMSRWDSSWLSFEQVQYACVDAHLSFEIGKYLILMN; encoded by the coding sequence ATGACAATTACCATCCAACAAAACGACACAACTGATACCCACTCCATCTACACCGTCAATTTCTTCAATTGCCCCATCATCACCACCGTCACCAATGTCGGGTCTGTCGTTGAATCGTGGCTATCCGACATCTACCGCATCCACAGTCGTCGCCTCGCCCATCTCATCGTAGGCCTCGACATCGAGTGGCGCCCGATCTTCCAGCGCAACGCCACTAGCCGCGTTGCCCTCCTCCAGCTCTGCGTGGGCCGTCGCTGCCTCATCTTCCAGCTCATCTACGCAGACTGTATTCCCCAATCTCTCCGAAACTTCCTCCTTGACCAGAATTTCAGGTTCGTTGGTGTTGGGATTGAAGAGGATGTGGAGAAGCTCCTGGAGGACTATGAATTGAGCGTGGCAAATCCGGTGGACCTGCGATTGATGGCTGCCGAGAAATTAGATGCCATTGAGCTGAGAAGGGCTGGGCTGAAGAATCTTGCAAGTGCCACTTTGGGCCTTGAGGTGGTGAAGCCGAAGCGGGTTACTATGAGCAGGTGGGACTCCTCGTGGCTTAGCTTTGAACAGGTACAATACGCTTGCGTCGATGCACACCTTTCGTTTGAGATTGGGAAGTATCTAATTCTCATGAATTAG